Genomic segment of Hydra vulgaris chromosome 08, alternate assembly HydraT2T_AEP:
TCTTTAACacgtgtaatttttttagaataccGTGTTATTTTTGTTCTGCTGAATTTGTAAACTACATTGTTGCAAAAAATCATGTTTATAGAAGGCATCAAGATGAACTGAAACATAATACTACACAGATTCAGATTGAGTCTGCTATTCAATTGGATTTGCCAATTTGTAATAGTATAAGATTATCTGATAAATATGCAGACCAGTCAACTGATATATTTGACATGTTTGATGaaatgaaaaggttttttatgaTAACGATGAATTATCATTTAGTTTCtgaaaaaacttctaaaaagttacttttattgCACAGTGATTCAGTTAAAGCTATATTGGGTGATGTTTGTAGATCGTTTGAAAGTTTTTTGCAACAGACTGGCATATCAGTTCACAACCTATATGCACAATGTTTCCTGTATAAACTTCAAAGAGACAACAGCATTGATTTATGTTTATCACATTGTATGAGCCCAGATAAATTTGACGCTTATTTAGGTGGATTGGGTCATGTAAAAGCAGTGAAAGTTACTGTTGGtgaggattttttttatcatgtacCTCTTGGAGAAAACCTAAAAAGCATTTTGAAAGGTCAAACAATTTTGCACCCAgattctttatctttttcaaaatcaagCTACTTTCAAAGTTCTATACTACCATTTTCAGATCCAAACAAAACAGTATACATTGGTTTGTATTCAGATGAGTTAGAAGTATGTAACCCAATAGGCACCAGCAGGGGTATACATAAAATAtcagcaatttatttttctattttaaatcaaaagaacAATGCATCTAAAATGGGCAATTATCATTTAGCTTCATTGTGTAATTTTAAAgtggttaaaaaaattacactctATGAGTTTTGCAAGCCAATTATTGATGACTTgttcaacttattatttaatacattttgtgTAAATGATGAAGAGTATCATGTAATTGCATGTTTTATGGCTGCTGACAATTTAACAGCTCATCCACTTCTCGGTTTGCAATCACATTTTCATAGTGGATACATATGTAGACATTGTTACTTCTGTGTTAGATACGAAAACACAAATGTATTTCAAAGAACTCACGAATCTTACATTGTTGATAGTTCAAAACAACAACATGGATGTCTGTATTTATCTCCGTTTTTACACTTACCATATGTATTTTTGCCTGCATTTTTTCCAAGTGATTTTATGCGTGATTTTTTGGAAGGAATAAGCCATGTTgtaatttcaacatttttgaatCAGTATATGATCAAGCGAAAACTAACATTGCTTGGTATGAATTTATTGCTAAGAGATCTAAAATTGCCAGTGAGTTTAATATTGACATCAACTTATATGACATCAAAGCTGGCACTAACTGCTAGTGAGATGCTAACCATTTCATTATGTTTGCcattgtttctttttgataattttaatgaCAAAGATGCACCTTATTGGGATATGATCATTATccattgtaatattttattgatattaaacaGCCGTGGTAATGAACATATTGAATCATTGCATTTTCTGATTCCACAACTTgttaactatatcaaaacatTATACAAGGGCACTAGAGTAGCAGCAAAGCTCCATTTTATCACACATTATCCTGACCTTTCAAGCTACATGGGAACAATGAAAACTTTCTGGTGCATGCGTTTTGAACAACGAcatcagatttttaaaaagctagCAAGAGTTTGTCAGCAATTCAAAAATCctatacatttattttcaaaaagatttcaaatgCATGAAACTTGTAGACGTCTTCTTGAAAGCAGTAATGAAATTGTTCCAGGTAAGCATGAAGGTAAGCATGAAGGTAAGCTGCAATCATAATAATTGATGAGCtacttatttgtttattttcatgcaata
This window contains:
- the LOC136083051 gene encoding uncharacterized protein LOC136083051 encodes the protein MAFPCVKCSFSCKSVGNLLSHYNRIHYGQKIPCYFCSAEFVNYIVAKNHVYRRHQDELKHNTTQIQIESAIQLDLPICNSIRLSDKYADQSTDIFDMFDEMKRFFMITMNYHLVSEKTSKKLLLLHSDSVKAILGDVCRSFESFLQQTGISVHNLYAQCFLYKLQRDNSIDLCLSHCMSPDKFDAYLGGLGHVKAVKVTVGEDFFYHVPLGENLKSILKGQTILHPDSLSFSKSSYFQSSILPFSDPNKTVYIGLYSDELEVCNPIGTSRGIHKISAIYFSILNQKNNASKMGNYHLASLCNFKVVKKITLYEFCKPIIDDLFNLLFNTFCVNDEEYHVIACFMAADNLTAHPLLGLQSHFHSGYICRHCYFCVRYENTNVFQRTHESYIVDSSKQQHGCLYLSPFLHLPYVFLPAFFPSDFMRDFLEGISHVVISTFLNQYMIKRKLTLLGMNLLLRDLKLPVSLILTSTYMTSKLALTASEMLTISLCLPLFLFDNFNDKDAPYWDMIIIHCNILLILNSRGNEHIESLHFLIPQLVNYIKTLYKGTRVAAKLHFITHYPDLSSYMGTMKTFWCMRFEQRHQIFKKLARVCQQFKNPIHLFSKRFQMHETCRRLLESSNEIVPGKHEGKHEGKLQS